Proteins encoded by one window of Streptomyces uncialis:
- a CDS encoding TetR/AcrR family transcriptional regulator yields MPKQVDHLGRRRLIAEAVCHLADEHGLEGVTLRDVAARAQVSMGAVQRCFRTKEEMLVFALGHIGERITERVRARLVGSPAQSAGTALGHAAAEVSLLRGEHRAEARVWLAFVAQAAVSEALAEPLRANYVAVEEMFTRLVAEVAEDTGSAGHLDPVRAARTLLALADGLTAHVLVGHLTAEEAHDILHAHLVGLWERSAVLSRPASDTPGRPSGR; encoded by the coding sequence ATGCCCAAGCAGGTGGATCACCTGGGCCGGCGCCGGCTCATCGCCGAGGCCGTCTGCCACCTCGCGGACGAACACGGGCTGGAGGGTGTGACGCTGCGCGATGTGGCGGCCCGTGCCCAGGTGTCCATGGGCGCCGTCCAGCGGTGCTTCCGCACCAAGGAGGAGATGCTGGTGTTCGCCCTCGGGCACATCGGCGAGCGGATCACCGAGCGGGTACGGGCCCGTCTGGTCGGCAGCCCGGCCCAGTCGGCCGGCACCGCCCTGGGTCACGCGGCCGCCGAGGTCTCGCTGCTCCGCGGGGAACACCGCGCCGAGGCCAGGGTCTGGCTGGCCTTCGTCGCCCAGGCGGCGGTCAGCGAAGCGCTCGCCGAACCGCTGAGGGCGAACTACGTGGCAGTGGAGGAGATGTTCACCCGGCTCGTCGCGGAGGTCGCCGAGGACACCGGATCCGCCGGGCACCTCGATCCGGTACGCGCGGCCCGTACTCTCCTCGCCCTCGCGGACGGCCTCACCGCACATGTCCTCGTCGGCCACCTCACCGCCGAGGAAGCGCACGACATCCTGCACGCGCACCTGGTCGGTCTCTGGGAGCGGTCGGCCGTGCTGTCCCGGCCCGCGTCGGACACCCCGGGCCGCCCAAGCGGACGCTGA
- a CDS encoding TIGR04222 domain-containing membrane protein: MWLGLAVGAWILLVGAALGRSRARRRLRRFPVAERERRTAVPVHAYAFLCGGRRRTAQTAMTALYLAGLIEVRRGRIVRTGANHDVPDPVAAAALAACRPGRPERPRGVEGRTKRSAPVSRIGDSLARDGLVTHPGLLARIEAWERALLLAAFFSAFLAMTALMVWDVRGSDQAGLAAAVAAPPGALAMIVLARTRPLPNGPTSEGRRAIEEQPLPPREDGPHARTLHGVASDGPRSPLMPDGLARVLRRSEPSAWQPDGPAGLGGL, from the coding sequence ATGTGGCTCGGACTTGCGGTCGGCGCGTGGATTCTCCTGGTGGGCGCGGCGCTGGGCCGCTCGCGCGCCCGCAGAAGATTGCGGCGGTTCCCGGTGGCGGAACGCGAGCGGCGGACAGCGGTTCCGGTCCACGCGTACGCGTTCCTGTGCGGCGGGCGCCGGCGGACGGCGCAGACCGCGATGACGGCCCTGTACCTCGCGGGCCTGATCGAGGTCCGGCGCGGCCGGATCGTCCGGACCGGAGCGAACCACGATGTCCCGGACCCGGTGGCGGCCGCGGCCCTGGCGGCCTGCCGCCCCGGACGCCCCGAACGGCCGCGCGGGGTCGAGGGACGGACGAAGAGAAGCGCTCCGGTCAGCCGGATCGGTGACTCCCTCGCCCGGGACGGCCTGGTCACCCATCCCGGGCTGCTGGCCCGGATCGAGGCATGGGAACGGGCCCTGCTCCTCGCCGCGTTCTTCTCGGCGTTCCTCGCCATGACCGCCCTGATGGTCTGGGACGTCCGGGGCAGTGACCAGGCCGGTCTGGCCGCTGCCGTGGCCGCGCCGCCCGGCGCCCTCGCGATGATCGTCCTCGCCCGGACGCGGCCCCTGCCCAACGGCCCGACCTCCGAGGGCCGACGCGCCATCGAGGAGCAGCCGCTCCCGCCCCGCGAGGACGGGCCGCACGCGCGGACGCTCCACGGCGTGGCCTCCGACGGCCCGCGGAGTCCGCTGATGCCCGACGGTCTCGCCCGGGTCCTGCGCCGTTCCGAGCCCTCGGCCTGGCAGCCGGACGGTCCGGCGGGACTCGGCGGACTCTGA
- a CDS encoding MFS transporter, with product MTNSTSSLPSAPPTADTAGRRRLVLAVVSAGLLLCGIDLTVLHAAVPRMSRELRPSSTELLWIIDVYSLTLAALLVTCGTLGDRIGRKRMVLTGFALFGLASAAAGLSESTPQLIAARMLLGAGAAMIMASTVAIIRVVFTDARERAVAIGVWTAAHSVGATIGPLVGGLVTERWGWGAAFLINVPVALVILVVGFLVIPESRTPRPRTWDLAGVALSATGLTVVVFALKRGGEHAGPDLLAALAAVTGAALLYAFVRRQRRSAEPLLDLSLFADRRFVTATLCVVGCFGSYVALLFFLTQWLQQVGGFAPVAAGLALIPLAAANAVGATTAPRVSARWGNRWSLTGALVLFAGAMALMALVGDTGAYPLLVAPLVAAGYGAGIVMTLGADSIMSAADPDRSGEAAAIQETSFELGAGLGVAVLGTLLTASYRLTMPDTPGLSGTDRDALTESFSSAEELAGRLEPPEAGRLLGAARAAYDHGFTTVAVCTSAALAATAALAAALLRPRPAAR from the coding sequence ATGACGAACAGCACGTCCTCCTTACCCTCCGCCCCGCCGACCGCCGATACCGCCGGACGGCGCCGGCTGGTGCTGGCCGTGGTCTCCGCCGGCCTGTTGCTCTGCGGGATCGACCTGACCGTGCTGCACGCGGCGGTCCCGAGGATGAGCAGGGAACTGCGCCCCAGCAGCACCGAGCTGCTCTGGATCATCGACGTCTACTCGCTCACCCTCGCCGCGCTCCTGGTGACCTGCGGGACACTGGGGGACCGGATCGGGCGCAAACGGATGGTCCTCACCGGCTTCGCGCTGTTCGGGCTGGCCTCCGCCGCCGCGGGCCTCTCCGAATCCACCCCTCAGCTGATCGCCGCGCGGATGCTCCTGGGCGCCGGTGCCGCCATGATCATGGCGTCGACCGTCGCGATCATCCGGGTCGTGTTCACCGACGCACGCGAGCGGGCCGTCGCCATCGGCGTCTGGACGGCCGCGCACAGCGTGGGCGCGACGATCGGCCCGCTGGTCGGCGGTCTGGTCACCGAGCGGTGGGGCTGGGGAGCCGCCTTCCTGATCAACGTCCCGGTCGCCCTGGTGATCCTCGTGGTCGGCTTCCTCGTCATCCCCGAGTCACGGACCCCCCGGCCCCGCACCTGGGACCTCGCCGGTGTGGCGCTGTCCGCCACGGGGCTGACCGTCGTGGTGTTCGCCCTCAAGCGCGGCGGTGAGCACGCGGGCCCCGACCTGTTGGCGGCCCTCGCGGCGGTGACCGGCGCGGCCCTGCTGTACGCCTTCGTCCGCCGTCAGCGCCGGTCGGCCGAACCGCTGCTGGACCTCTCCCTGTTCGCCGACCGCCGCTTCGTCACCGCCACGTTGTGCGTCGTCGGCTGCTTCGGCAGCTATGTCGCGCTGCTGTTCTTCCTCACCCAGTGGCTCCAGCAGGTCGGCGGCTTCGCACCGGTCGCCGCGGGCCTCGCGCTGATACCGCTCGCCGCCGCGAACGCCGTCGGCGCCACGACCGCCCCCCGGGTCTCGGCCCGCTGGGGCAACCGGTGGTCGCTCACCGGCGCGCTCGTCCTTTTCGCGGGGGCGATGGCGCTGATGGCGCTGGTGGGTGACACGGGAGCGTATCCGCTGCTCGTCGCGCCCCTGGTGGCCGCCGGATACGGGGCGGGGATCGTGATGACGCTGGGCGCGGACTCCATCATGTCCGCCGCCGATCCCGACCGTTCGGGCGAGGCCGCCGCCATCCAGGAGACGTCGTTCGAGCTCGGTGCCGGACTCGGTGTCGCCGTCCTCGGCACCCTGCTGACCGCGAGCTACCGGCTCACGATGCCCGACACCCCGGGCCTGAGCGGGACGGACCGCGACGCCCTGACGGAATCGTTCTCCTCGGCCGAGGAACTCGCGGGCAGGCTGGAACCCCCGGAGGCCGGCCGGTTGCTCGGCGCGGCCCGGGCCGCGTACGACCACGGCTTCACCACGGTCGCCGTGTGCACGTCGGCGGCACTGGCCGCCACGGCGGCCCTCGCCGCCGCCCTGCTCCGACCGCGCCCCGCCGCCCGCTGA
- a CDS encoding winged helix-turn-helix transcriptional regulator — MRTTVDDTPDYCAVEIAMEVLGGRWKLAILKQLLVGTLRFSELKRGLPRITARMLTRQLREMEADGLVGRTVHREVPPRVDYTLTGTGRSLESIAGQLDTWGRWYLDTHGRPPGKRRPVPEEQPSA, encoded by the coding sequence ATGCGGACCACGGTCGACGACACACCCGACTACTGCGCGGTCGAGATCGCGATGGAGGTGCTCGGCGGCCGCTGGAAGCTGGCCATCCTCAAACAGCTGCTGGTCGGCACGCTGCGGTTCAGCGAGCTCAAACGCGGTCTGCCGAGGATCACCGCGCGGATGCTCACCCGTCAGCTTCGGGAGATGGAGGCCGACGGGCTGGTCGGGCGGACGGTCCACCGTGAGGTCCCGCCCCGGGTCGACTACACATTGACCGGCACCGGCCGCAGCCTCGAATCCATCGCGGGGCAGCTCGACACCTGGGGCCGCTGGTACCTGGACACCCACGGCAGGCCGCCGGGTAAGCGGCGCCCGGTCCCCGAGGAACAGCCGTCGGCGTGA
- a CDS encoding PP2C family protein-serine/threonine phosphatase produces the protein MPESVSAAGSADTVWSARLHELWRAAQDIDDVAQMSRYVYGLMLAEPGVVAVAGTRWNGRALTYVRSAVPGQPTRTTVAPPSGGAVAGPGRVSPPPGGAGTAGSSLTVFTHDLTVSGEDFDPERAVLAGAGAGYAVECRFGLGGSDWAAFSVGVADRAAADPGLVLRLSQLSEVLVASNQRIVEYRAHERRQTEDAFLAEASLQMDSSLDVQETLGRVARLAVPAVAEGCVVHLFQPDGALVPVASAHVAAEAQPWLSRVSGDDPWFAEFLRLALEKRESVVQECGAFTEGPFGPRAEGFGGRVRALSVSPLSARGKALGTLTFIYHRRSDEVAGLRVLDDLARRAALAIDTTTAYEQRRRHVEQLQHHLLPGALPDWPGLELGAAYQVADSSLEVGGDFYDAVVRADGGLALFVGDVCGRGAEAAALTGLARHTLRTLLEDGTAPAPALKRLNATLAAQSATRFVTALVAVLTHDGDGCLMEVASAGHPRPLVQRADGGTEDVAVGGMLLGVVPEIVAEPVAVRLGPGDTVVMFTDGLTEARSEEGVMFEGLLPDAVRRCGPSSGDMAERLIAMASDFRTTGDDDIAVLVAHVKGTR, from the coding sequence ATGCCGGAGAGCGTCTCCGCCGCCGGTTCGGCGGACACCGTCTGGTCGGCCCGTCTGCACGAGCTGTGGCGGGCCGCGCAGGACATCGATGACGTGGCGCAGATGTCGCGCTATGTGTACGGGCTGATGCTCGCGGAGCCGGGGGTCGTGGCCGTCGCCGGTACCCGGTGGAACGGCCGCGCTCTCACGTACGTGCGTTCCGCCGTGCCCGGGCAGCCCACGCGGACGACCGTGGCGCCGCCCTCCGGCGGCGCCGTCGCGGGACCCGGCCGGGTATCGCCGCCACCGGGCGGTGCCGGTACGGCGGGCAGCTCTCTCACCGTGTTCACCCATGATCTGACGGTGTCCGGCGAGGACTTCGATCCCGAGCGGGCCGTGCTGGCCGGGGCAGGGGCCGGGTACGCGGTGGAGTGCAGATTCGGTCTGGGGGGTTCCGACTGGGCCGCGTTCTCCGTCGGCGTGGCCGACCGGGCCGCGGCGGACCCGGGGCTGGTGCTGCGGCTGAGCCAGCTGTCCGAGGTGCTCGTGGCGAGCAATCAGCGGATAGTCGAGTACCGCGCGCATGAGCGGCGGCAGACCGAGGACGCCTTCCTCGCGGAGGCGTCGCTCCAGATGGATTCGAGTCTGGACGTGCAGGAGACGCTGGGCCGGGTGGCCCGGCTGGCGGTGCCCGCGGTGGCGGAGGGCTGTGTGGTGCATCTCTTCCAGCCGGACGGGGCGCTCGTCCCGGTCGCCTCGGCCCATGTGGCCGCGGAGGCGCAGCCGTGGTTGTCGCGGGTGTCCGGCGACGATCCCTGGTTCGCCGAGTTCCTCCGGCTGGCGCTGGAGAAGCGCGAGAGTGTGGTGCAGGAGTGCGGGGCCTTCACGGAAGGGCCGTTCGGTCCGCGCGCCGAGGGGTTCGGCGGCCGGGTCCGGGCACTGAGCGTGAGCCCGTTGAGCGCGCGCGGCAAGGCGCTCGGGACGCTGACGTTCATCTATCACCGGCGCAGCGACGAGGTGGCGGGTCTGCGGGTTCTCGACGACCTGGCGCGCCGCGCCGCCCTGGCCATCGACACCACGACGGCCTATGAGCAGCGGCGCCGTCATGTGGAGCAGCTTCAGCACCATCTGCTGCCCGGGGCGCTGCCCGACTGGCCGGGGCTCGAACTCGGTGCGGCCTATCAGGTCGCCGACTCGTCGCTGGAGGTGGGCGGCGACTTCTACGACGCGGTGGTCCGTGCGGACGGCGGGCTCGCCCTGTTCGTCGGGGACGTGTGCGGGCGGGGTGCGGAGGCCGCCGCGCTGACGGGTCTGGCGCGGCACACCCTGCGGACCTTGCTGGAGGACGGGACCGCGCCCGCGCCGGCGTTGAAGCGGTTGAACGCGACTCTCGCGGCGCAGTCGGCGACGCGGTTCGTCACGGCGCTGGTGGCCGTTCTCACCCATGACGGCGACGGGTGTCTGATGGAGGTGGCGTCGGCGGGTCATCCGCGGCCTTTGGTCCAGCGGGCGGACGGGGGGACGGAGGATGTCGCGGTGGGCGGGATGCTGCTGGGTGTCGTCCCGGAGATCGTCGCGGAGCCGGTCGCGGTGCGGCTCGGCCCCGGGGATACGGTGGTGATGTTCACCGACGGTCTCACCGAGGCCCGTTCCGAGGAGGGTGTGATGTTCGAGGGTCTCCTGCCGGACGCCGTGCGTCGGTGCGGGCCGTCGTCGGGGGACATGGCCGAGCGGCTGATCGCGATGGCCTCGGACTTCCGTACCACGGGCGACGACGACATCGCCGTGCTGGTGGCGCATGTGAAGGGAACCCGGTGA
- a CDS encoding response regulator codes for MNPGPGARRIDHGSVLVVEDSHEDAEAIERALSRTHPELRLEFAARGDGVVPDLVARDELPGLILLDLNMPGISGHALLAAIRARRELAEVRVVVFTSSTEPAEVEACYAAGADTYVYKPVNFTLFRTVLKGAVDYWQASRSGAPGASGDGPSVK; via the coding sequence GTGAACCCCGGGCCCGGCGCTCGTCGGATCGACCACGGCAGTGTCCTGGTGGTGGAGGACTCCCATGAGGACGCGGAGGCGATCGAGCGGGCGCTCTCGCGGACGCATCCCGAGCTGCGGCTGGAGTTCGCGGCGCGGGGCGACGGGGTGGTGCCGGACCTCGTCGCGCGGGACGAGCTGCCCGGTCTGATCCTGCTGGATCTGAACATGCCCGGGATCAGCGGGCACGCCCTGCTCGCGGCGATCCGGGCCCGGCGTGAGCTGGCGGAGGTGAGGGTCGTGGTGTTCACCTCGTCGACGGAGCCCGCGGAGGTCGAGGCGTGTTACGCGGCGGGCGCGGACACGTATGTGTACAAGCCGGTGAACTTCACACTGTTCCGGACGGTGCTCAAGGGCGCGGTCGACTACTGGCAGGCGTCCCGCTCCGGGGCGCCGGGCGCGAGTGGTGACGGGCCCAGTGTGAAGTAG
- a CDS encoding ATP-binding protein, producing the protein MRGGTVVEDGWLSERARAAEQVVPGGFDLSECVREPIHLLGGIQSYGTLVAVDPDTGLVEVAAENTREVLGTDAEDLVGTPVTRVLAAADWTEAVEATDGAEHLPAALPVHAGAAPRRGHFDLSAHRQDGLLVLEFEPREGGEEFTFSGFYQGVRRALARLRSAATVADCCRIAVREVRALTGYDRVVAYRFDGEDGPGEVLAEDVTEGWEPWLGLWFPATDIPPQARRLYRENWIRVIGDVDDTTVRLHPPTRAATGTALDLSQAALRTVSGFHLEYLRNIGVRSSMSVSVLTEGRLWGLIACHGAGPLRMAPETRSACEMFGAAFSLQLAAIGERERADALAGSGRRTAEVAALLDGGLEQRLAEHGGAVRDLLGADGLTLKRGGRVVTDGDRLPAALVEALGDQGARSRPGSLRATDRLAEHPEYRTARPEDDITAGVLMVPLNPSGDFLAWSRRERPLPRRWAADPSAPVQVGPRGERLTPRGSGAVFRATVRGRSLPWTAHDHATARELWRLLTDLVLRHADALRALNDQLRMTNHDLDSFAHAAAHDLKEPLRGISNSATFVIEDAAADLDATTLRRLRTMQRLAGRMDGLLNSLLDYARLGRAGLRVAELDLDTVLDSALEVAGPRLAEQGVRVVRRPLPRLRADADRLHEVLVNLLVNAAKYAGDGPDRWVEIAVEPDPSAPGAPNATATAVVVRDNGIGIPPERQAEVFDLFRRLHGPTEHSGGTGVGLAVVKRVVERHGGRLWLESAPGEGTAFYFTLGPSPLAPGAPERDACQ; encoded by the coding sequence GTGAGAGGCGGAACAGTGGTCGAGGACGGTTGGCTCTCCGAGCGGGCGCGGGCCGCCGAGCAGGTGGTGCCCGGTGGCTTCGACCTGTCGGAATGCGTCCGTGAACCGATCCACCTGCTCGGTGGCATCCAGTCCTACGGGACCCTGGTCGCCGTCGACCCGGACACCGGACTCGTCGAGGTGGCCGCCGAGAACACCCGCGAGGTGCTCGGCACCGACGCCGAGGACCTCGTCGGCACCCCGGTCACCCGGGTCCTGGCCGCCGCCGACTGGACCGAGGCCGTCGAGGCCACCGACGGTGCCGAACATCTGCCGGCCGCTCTCCCCGTCCACGCGGGCGCCGCCCCCCGACGCGGGCACTTCGACCTCTCCGCGCACCGCCAGGACGGCCTGCTCGTGCTGGAGTTCGAGCCCAGGGAAGGCGGGGAGGAGTTCACCTTCTCCGGCTTCTACCAGGGCGTCCGCAGGGCACTGGCCAGGCTGCGGTCGGCCGCCACGGTCGCCGACTGCTGCCGGATCGCGGTCCGCGAGGTCCGGGCCCTCACCGGCTACGACCGGGTCGTCGCCTACCGCTTCGACGGCGAGGACGGGCCCGGTGAGGTCCTCGCGGAGGACGTCACCGAGGGCTGGGAGCCATGGCTGGGGCTGTGGTTCCCCGCCACCGACATCCCACCGCAGGCCAGACGCCTGTACCGGGAGAACTGGATCCGGGTGATCGGCGACGTCGACGACACCACCGTCCGGCTGCACCCGCCCACCAGAGCGGCGACCGGCACCGCCCTCGATCTGTCGCAGGCCGCCCTGCGCACGGTGTCCGGATTCCATCTGGAGTACCTGCGCAACATCGGCGTCCGGTCCTCGATGTCGGTGTCCGTCCTGACGGAAGGACGGCTGTGGGGACTGATCGCCTGCCACGGTGCCGGTCCGCTGCGCATGGCCCCCGAGACCCGGTCCGCCTGCGAGATGTTCGGCGCGGCGTTCTCCCTGCAACTCGCCGCGATAGGGGAACGCGAGCGCGCCGACGCCCTCGCCGGGTCCGGGCGCCGCACCGCCGAGGTCGCCGCGCTCCTGGACGGCGGACTGGAGCAACGGCTCGCCGAACACGGCGGAGCGGTCCGTGACCTGCTCGGCGCCGACGGCCTGACCCTGAAGCGCGGCGGCCGGGTCGTCACCGACGGCGACCGGCTCCCCGCCGCACTCGTCGAGGCCCTCGGCGACCAGGGCGCCCGAAGCCGGCCCGGCTCCCTCCGGGCGACGGACCGACTGGCGGAGCACCCCGAGTACCGGACGGCCCGACCCGAGGACGACATCACCGCCGGAGTGCTCATGGTGCCGCTGAACCCCTCCGGCGACTTCCTCGCCTGGTCCCGCCGCGAACGCCCGCTGCCCCGCCGCTGGGCGGCCGACCCCTCCGCACCCGTACAGGTCGGCCCCCGCGGCGAACGCCTCACCCCCCGGGGATCGGGGGCCGTGTTCCGCGCGACGGTCCGCGGACGCAGCCTCCCCTGGACCGCGCACGACCACGCGACGGCACGTGAACTGTGGCGGCTGCTGACCGACCTGGTGCTCCGGCACGCCGACGCGCTGCGCGCGCTCAACGACCAGCTGCGGATGACCAACCACGACCTGGACTCCTTCGCCCACGCCGCCGCCCACGACCTCAAGGAACCACTGCGCGGCATCTCCAACTCCGCGACCTTCGTGATCGAGGACGCCGCCGCCGACCTCGACGCGACAACCCTGCGGCGGCTGCGCACCATGCAACGGCTCGCCGGCCGCATGGACGGCCTCCTCAACTCCCTCCTCGACTACGCCAGACTCGGCCGCGCCGGGCTGCGCGTCGCGGAACTGGACCTCGACACCGTCCTCGACTCCGCCCTGGAGGTCGCGGGCCCGAGGCTGGCCGAACAGGGGGTACGGGTGGTGCGCCGGCCGCTGCCCCGACTGCGGGCCGACGCCGACCGGCTGCACGAAGTCCTCGTCAATCTGCTGGTCAACGCAGCCAAGTACGCCGGGGACGGCCCCGACCGCTGGGTGGAGATCGCCGTGGAGCCGGACCCGTCGGCCCCCGGCGCCCCGAACGCCACCGCCACGGCCGTCGTCGTACGGGACAACGGGATCGGGATCCCACCGGAACGGCAGGCCGAGGTGTTCGACCTGTTCCGCCGTCTGCACGGTCCGACCGAACACAGCGGCGGCACCGGCGTGGGACTCGCCGTCGTCAAACGTGTCGTCGAGCGCCACGGCGGACGGCTGTGGCTGGAGAGCGCACCCGGTGAGGGGACCGCGTTCTACTTCACACTGGGCCCGTCACCACTCGCGCCCGGCGCCCCGGAGCGGGACGCCTGCCAGTAG
- a CDS encoding NAD(P)/FAD-dependent oxidoreductase, producing the protein MGRTVVVVGGGYGGSAVAKALDEETDVVLIEPRDAFVHAAGALRALVRPDWADNIFFPYDALLKRGTVLRERAVSVDPDGVTLASGERVGADHLVLASGSGYPFPAKTDTDSTGEALARLRATHQELAGAGRVLIEGAGPVGLELAGEIKAVWPDKRVTVVDPGEQLVPGFGSGMRAELRRQLGALGVELRLGTTLTTRPPTGPGLARSFTVGTSGGELQADIWFRCHGVRIDTGYLGPALAGARTSRGLIRVTESLRVDGHRHVHAIGDITDLAEAKMAAHAVRHADVVARNILSQLRGEEPSAVYRPSPVGSILIPLGPELGTGQASSPEGATVLSTETVVRYKGADLATGRFAELFGV; encoded by the coding sequence ATGGGTCGTACCGTCGTGGTCGTCGGCGGAGGTTACGGGGGGTCAGCGGTCGCGAAGGCGCTGGACGAGGAGACCGATGTGGTGCTCATCGAGCCGAGGGACGCCTTCGTCCATGCCGCCGGGGCCTTACGCGCACTGGTCCGACCGGACTGGGCGGACAACATCTTCTTTCCGTACGACGCGCTGCTCAAGCGCGGTACCGTCCTGCGCGAGCGGGCCGTGTCGGTGGACCCGGACGGGGTGACCCTCGCCTCCGGCGAGCGCGTCGGCGCCGACCATCTGGTTCTCGCCTCCGGCTCCGGGTACCCGTTCCCGGCCAAGACGGACACCGACTCGACCGGGGAGGCGCTGGCGCGGCTGCGGGCCACGCACCAGGAACTCGCGGGCGCCGGGCGGGTGCTGATCGAGGGGGCCGGTCCGGTCGGGCTGGAGCTGGCCGGTGAGATCAAGGCGGTCTGGCCGGACAAGCGGGTGACCGTCGTCGACCCGGGGGAACAGCTGGTGCCCGGCTTCGGATCGGGGATGCGCGCCGAACTGCGCCGTCAGCTCGGCGCGCTGGGTGTCGAACTGCGGCTCGGCACCACCCTCACGACCAGGCCGCCGACCGGGCCCGGCCTGGCGCGGAGCTTCACCGTCGGCACCTCCGGCGGCGAGCTCCAGGCCGACATCTGGTTCCGCTGCCACGGCGTGCGGATCGACACCGGGTACCTCGGTCCCGCGCTGGCCGGGGCGCGGACCTCACGGGGGCTGATCCGGGTGACGGAGTCGTTGCGCGTCGACGGCCACCGGCACGTCCACGCGATCGGCGACATCACCGATCTCGCCGAGGCGAAGATGGCCGCGCACGCGGTGCGGCACGCCGATGTCGTGGCGCGGAACATCCTCTCCCAGCTGCGGGGCGAAGAGCCCTCCGCCGTCTACCGGCCGTCACCGGTGGGCTCGATCCTGATCCCGCTGGGACCGGAACTCGGCACCGGCCAGGCGTCCTCGCCCGAAGGGGCGACGGTGCTGAGCACGGAGACGGTCGTCCGGTACAAGGGCGCGGACCTGGCCACGGGCCGGTTCGCGGAACTGTTCGGTGTCTGA
- a CDS encoding MarR family winged helix-turn-helix transcriptional regulator, which yields MGVVTALVRSSFLVNAVYAESARVLGLTPQQGQLVCVLIARPYGMSELGTTLGLAKSSLTGLVDRTARRGLVRREPCQGDARAVLVALTEEGRDVAQRFHEGTTSRIEALPAALTDAERTGLAELLARIVRDNKVPLVFPATEEAPPLPAHVHVS from the coding sequence ATGGGTGTCGTGACCGCTCTGGTGCGTTCCTCGTTCCTGGTGAACGCCGTGTACGCCGAGTCGGCGCGCGTTCTCGGGCTCACCCCGCAGCAGGGCCAGCTCGTGTGCGTGCTCATCGCGCGGCCCTACGGTATGAGCGAGCTGGGTACGACCCTCGGGCTGGCGAAGTCGAGCCTGACGGGCCTGGTGGACCGTACCGCCCGGCGCGGTCTGGTGCGCCGGGAGCCGTGCCAGGGCGACGCGCGCGCCGTCCTGGTCGCCCTCACGGAGGAGGGCCGGGACGTCGCCCAGCGGTTCCACGAAGGCACCACCTCGCGGATCGAGGCGCTTCCGGCCGCTCTCACCGACGCCGAACGGACCGGCCTCGCGGAACTGCTCGCCCGGATCGTGCGGGACAACAAGGTTCCGCTCGTCTTCCCGGCGACGGAGGAAGCGCCCCCGCTGCCCGCGCACGTCCACGTGTCCTGA
- a CDS encoding winged helix DNA-binding domain-containing protein encodes MKITARALNRAALARQSLLGRESLDVVDAVRRVVALQAQQPAAPYIALWNRLSGFDPTDLDAAFAGHRTVKATLMRLTLHAVDAADYASFRAAMEPALRGARLGDVLFRASGLTAVETDALVAHLLEHADRPRTAAELGGLIAKRMGAPMDSGALRMLRACAPLWHSPTGGPWSFGTRPSYIAAVARPGAADPDAAAAGLRTLIHRYLEGFGPASVADMAQFAVLPRTRVRGAVESLADELERLEGPDGTVLYDVRGALRPDEDVPAPPRLMAMWDSVLLAYADRARVIPPAYRRQVIRVNGDVLPTLLVDGHVAGVWRVVDDGIEATAFHALPDRVWEELGAEAGSLVAFLAARDPRAFGRYDHWWAKGIPGADVRVLPGG; translated from the coding sequence ATGAAGATCACCGCACGCGCGCTCAACCGCGCCGCACTGGCCCGGCAATCGCTGCTCGGCCGCGAATCGCTCGACGTCGTGGACGCGGTGCGACGGGTGGTCGCGCTCCAGGCACAGCAGCCGGCCGCCCCGTACATCGCCCTGTGGAACAGGCTGAGCGGCTTCGATCCCACGGACCTCGACGCGGCCTTCGCCGGGCACCGGACGGTCAAGGCGACACTGATGCGGCTCACCCTGCACGCGGTCGACGCGGCGGACTACGCGTCGTTCCGCGCGGCGATGGAACCGGCGCTGCGCGGCGCACGGCTCGGTGACGTGCTCTTCCGGGCGTCCGGGCTCACCGCCGTGGAGACGGACGCGCTGGTCGCGCATCTGCTGGAGCACGCCGACCGGCCGCGGACCGCCGCCGAACTCGGCGGCCTCATAGCGAAGCGGATGGGCGCGCCGATGGATTCCGGGGCCCTGCGGATGCTCCGGGCGTGCGCACCGCTGTGGCACTCCCCCACGGGCGGGCCGTGGTCGTTCGGGACCCGGCCGTCGTACATCGCGGCGGTCGCACGGCCGGGGGCCGCGGACCCCGATGCCGCCGCGGCGGGTCTGCGGACCTTGATCCACCGGTATCTGGAGGGCTTCGGTCCCGCGTCGGTCGCGGACATGGCGCAGTTCGCGGTGCTCCCGCGGACCCGGGTCAGAGGGGCGGTGGAGTCGCTCGCCGACGAGCTGGAGCGGCTGGAGGGGCCGGACGGCACGGTCCTGTACGACGTCCGTGGCGCGCTCCGCCCGGACGAGGACGTTCCGGCGCCGCCCAGGCTGATGGCGATGTGGGACAGCGTGCTGCTGGCCTACGCGGACCGGGCGCGGGTCATCCCGCCCGCCTACCGCAGGCAGGTGATCCGGGTGAACGGTGATGTGCTGCCGACGCTGCTGGTCGACGGTCATGTCGCGGGCGTCTGGCGCGTGGTGGACGACGGGATCGAGGCGACGGCCTTCCATGCCCTGCCGGACCGGGTCTGGGAGGAACTGGGCGCGGAGGCCGGGTCGCTGGTCGCCTTCCTCGCCGCCCGTGACCCGAGGGCCTTCGGACGGTACGACCACTGGTGGGCCAAGGGGATTCCCGGCGCCGATGTACGGGTACTGCCCGGCGGTTGA